Proteins encoded in a region of the Cydia pomonella isolate Wapato2018A chromosome 3, ilCydPomo1, whole genome shotgun sequence genome:
- the LOC133516383 gene encoding uncharacterized protein LOC133516383 — protein sequence MSPTPPTPQTTTIELSAISLAAKIPDFWQDQPRLWFLQVEAILAQQKAGDQSNYNMVIAKLGKQAIQQVADILEKPPSENKFDTLKARLLSVYEETEAKRLQQLMSDMELGEQRPSQLLRRMRDLARDKIPDDTLIYFWQGHLPPSVRAVVASAESKNLESLASIADKVMETFKPNEVASIQTTSRQSSPNDFITAELAKINSRISELASSSGRGRSRRRNRSQGRARSRSRNNSRSGRTPNSPDWLCFYHYRYKTKANKCVQPCSWKGQSPTGN from the coding sequence ATGTCTCCGACACCACCAACCCCACAAACAACAACTATTGAATTATCCGCTATATCATTAGCTGCAAAGATACCTGATTTTTGGCAGGACCAGCCGCGACTATGGTTTTTGCAGGTGGAAGCTATTTTAGCACAACAAAAGGCAGGTGATCAATCAAACTACAATATGGTCATCGCAAAATTAGGAAAGCAAGCAATTCAGCAAGTTGCGGATATCCTTGAGAAGCCGCCTAGTGAGAACAAATTCGATACTCTGAAGGCCAGATTGCTTAGTGTTTACGAGGAGACAGAAGCGAAGAGGTTACAGCAATTGATGTCAGACATGGAATTGGGTGAGCAACGACCATCTCAGCTACTGAGGAGAATGCGTGACCTTGCGCGTGATAAAATTCCGGACGACACTTTAATCTATTTTTGGCAAGGTCATCTACCACCATCGGTAAGGGCAGTCGTAGCGTCAGCAGAATCAAAAAACTTAGAAAGCCTTGCAAGTATTGCCGACAAGGTCATGGAGACGTTTAAACCGAATGAAGTCGCCTCAATTCAGACAACATCGCGCCAAAGTTCACCGAATGATTTTATAACGGCGGAATTAGCGAAGATTAACAGCCGCATCAGTGAATTAGCCAGCTCTAGTGGACGAGGTAGGAGCCGAAGGAGGAACCGCAGCCAGGGACGTGCACGTAGTCGCTCACGCAACAACAGCCGCTCTGGGAGGACCCCTAACAGCCCTGATTGGTTGTGTTTCTACCATTACCGATACAAGACCAAGGCTAATAAGTGCGTGCAGCCATGCAGCTGGAAAGGACAGTCGCCGACGGGAAACTAG